The sequence below is a genomic window from Desulfomicrobium macestii.
GCGCATGGGCGTGTCCGACGCGGTGCCGTGGGAGAACATGGAAGAGGAGGCTTTTGCCAACCAGATGCGCGATCTGCCCTGGAGCTTTGAAGAGCTGCGCGAAAAAGGTTTCATCCTGACCGATGCTGCCGAGTATTACAAATACAGGAAGTGGGAGAGCATCAATCCTCCCGCAGGGTACGGCAGCTCTGGGTCCAGCAGGACCGGCAAGTACAACTTCCTCAATCCCGTCAGTGCGGAGAAAGACGTTGACCCCCTGCCCGATTTCAAGCCCATCGACCAGGACCTGTTGCCGGACGCCGAGTATCCTTTCCTGTTTGGAAACATCCGCATCCTGCAACACGAGCACTGTTCGACGTTCAACAACTTCCAACTGATGAAGCTCAGGAAGACCAACACGTTGTTGATCAACACGGCAGATGCCGCAAGGCACGACATCTCAAGCGGCGACGTTGTCCAGCTGTCCTCGCCATGGGGCGTCACGCGCATCAAGGCCGAGGTCACCGACGATATCCGGCCCGGCGTATTGGCCGCGGCCGGTGGCTACGGTCATGTGCGCGGTCTGGAAGGCGATCCCAAGTATCCCGACATGGGCGGAGTCAACGTGCCCGGCGCGCTGATGCCTTCGAATCGCACGGAGTCCACGGGCGGCACCCCGTTGCTTAAGTACATCAAGACAAGAGTGGAACGAGCCGCCTAGATTTCTCCCCTCCCAAAAGGCGAAGGCCCCCGGACAGATAGTCTGTCCGGGGGCCTTCGCCTTTTTTAGGTCCAGAAAAGAGCACGTCTCGTTTTGATCCACGAGCCTTTTTTTTGAAGTTGTGGGTAGTGTGCGGGATCTTCAGCAAAAAGAAAGACCATGGCATATGTGGGTTGTACCACCAAACCACAACTCCCGGAGGAATCTGCCATGGTCAG
It includes:
- a CDS encoding molybdopterin dinucleotide binding domain-containing protein; the encoded protein is MICQLRSFELWSGWSPANFEDQVRDGRIKALFSYWADPVLTWGNSESVARGLDNLDFCVSVDAFMCNTALYSDVVLPDATWLEQAQVKPDWLYEAFLSYFAEVVPPMYDSRPMYRIIEGLAKRMGVSDAVPWENMEEEAFANQMRDLPWSFEELREKGFILTDAAEYYKYRKWESINPPAGYGSSGSSRTGKYNFLNPVSAEKDVDPLPDFKPIDQDLLPDAEYPFLFGNIRILQHEHCSTFNNFQLMKLRKTNTLLINTADAARHDISSGDVVQLSSPWGVTRIKAEVTDDIRPGVLAAAGGYGHVRGLEGDPKYPDMGGVNVPGALMPSNRTESTGGTPLLKYIKTRVERAA